Genomic segment of Benincasa hispida cultivar B227 chromosome 1, ASM972705v1, whole genome shotgun sequence:
CCATATATCAATCGCGCTTTATAactcatttttttgttttcaatgaGTGTTCTTTGAGTGAAATTATATTAATCCTTCTATCATAATTATTGTCAAAacaatcttttttttaatggaaattaaaaaatattttagagaaaaaaaagagagaaatttttctatttacaaaaataaaaaaaaaaaaaaaaaactaatagacattaataaacttctatcaacgtctacCATATagcatcaatgatagacttctattagtttctaaCTGATAAACATCGATAGACTTTTATGAACTTCTATATAAGAagattaatttttgttattttgtgtaaatagtttatcttatttttctatttttaaaagttttttcgAAATggtaataataatatcaatcaCTCTGtaatttttatgattatttaaaaagatgaaaagaaatcaaataaagGAATTAGCCATatagaaaattgataattaatttttaaaaagaaaccgAGTATAATCCAACTTCACACCTTCTCtaataattatgaatttgaaTTCAAAACATCATTACCCCAACTCAAAATCCCTctcttgaaatttcaaagagagaggaaaaaaaaacaaaaaaccttCTCTGTTTGGAAAGCCACTCAGCCAACCCCACCGAAGGTGACAAAGATGTCCATGTTCGAGTTCTTGTGTCCTTTTCGgtcattaaataaaataaataaatatatttttaatgtgAAAATTGTATCTATTTAAATCTTTGTACTtctttttaaagagaaaaaattatGTACAGAGCTATATTTCATATCTCCAAATATATTTGATAggagattcaaaatttaaattctaatttaaataatttttttaaaaatgtattccataatatatttataacccatAAGACTATTTATAGTTTCACTTACTACTTTAAATATAAACtagtattaattaatttataaattcgttttatgttaaaaaattgtataattattatttggtaatatcatataatatataatattaaatactttaatttaataaaaataattaagtttataatattaaaaactattttttaaaattattttatttttttttagtataattctgtatttcaaaatttcaaattcaaaatttgaatacactgaaaacataaaaatgttgttttcagaatttacaTCATTTGTAAATTTATatggacataaaattgaaaattgaaaaatttgttAGATACATTTTAGAGacttattaataaaataaatcaataaataaaaacttataTACTATTTTAACTATATTATCAACTTCATTATAACTCAATTAATTTaggtatgtatatatatatttttaacaacATATAGAGTAGAGGAATCAAATATCTACCTTTGAAGTGATCGAAAGTGATTGATATGTCCATTGCTAATTTTTGGTTTGATGCATATACTCTTAAGTTCAAAAGTAAATTAAATAGtcatttttaaagataaaaaaatgaattaaaatatttataaatataataaaattttattgtctATCTTAAATCGCATATACTAGTCAATCGAAATTCTATCATAGataaaatgagatattttactattatttataaataatttgagtagttttgttatttaaaatactAATGAAAGTAAAGCATGAATAAACAAGTATCTTCAATTATCCCCCACGTCCTCCATTGTTgtattatgtatatataaaaaccATGCAATTCCAATTTGCCGGaaactcaaaaacaaaaacaaccagAAGGAAAAAAGCTCTGAAGCGTGCTTGATTGTTCATCAATGGCGGAGCTAGAGGACCCAACTGTCATGGCGAAGCTGATCGATTTCCTCTCTTGTCTCCTCCAACGAGTGGCCGAATCCAACGATCAAAACCTCTCTGTTCATCTTCAACCCCACAAAATCTCAGCCTTCCATGGCTTAACTCGCCCCACCATTTCCATCCAAAGCTACTTAGAAAGAATCTTCAAGTACGCCAATTGCAGCCCCTCTTGCTTCGTCATTGCCTACGTTTATCTCGATCGCTTTGTTCAAAGACAACCCTCTTTGCCCATCAATTCCTTCAATGTTCATCGCTTGCTTATCACTAGCGTTCTTGTTTCTGCCAAATTTATGGATGATACGTGAGTTTTTCTAACCTGATTGACAGAATTTTCGATGTGTGATTTGATTTGGGCTTTTTTTCAGCCTACCTGCCAAGTTACTGATGAAATGCCTCAATGAGTtctgttttctttctttctttcttttttttaactgTGAGACAGGGGTTTTAAGAACACGTTTTGGTTTTGCTAATTATGGCTTTTTTCTGGGGTACACTTCTGGTTGTAGAATGAAGAAAACttgttattttaaaagattcttttatttccttttcaaGGATCTTTTTTATGTGGGTTTTGTTTTGATGAATATGATGCTTTTTGCAACTTCTTGTTTGTTCTTGATCTCTTTCTTTGGTTGGTTTTCTGGGAATATTGTTCTCCTTATGCATCATTTCATCACACTACTTGCTGAATATGCTtctttctctcatttttcaaCAGCTAGGCAGCCAGCTAAAAAGCATATTGAACTATACATGAATTTACTTTACATAATACAAAAAGGCTGCAAAATTTGGTTCTATAATCAGCCTTTTTTCTTTCCCAAAGATATTAAAAAGGGGTTTTGAATTTGGACAATTTGAGTTGAAGTTTACTGAAATATGTAGTGGAATTATTTTCAGGTACTACAACAATGCATATTATGCAAAAGTGGGTGGGATCAGCACAACAGAAATGAACTTtcttgaagtggattttctATTTGGTTTGGGCTTTCATTTGAATGTCACTCCTACCACCTTCCATTCTTATTACTCATATCTTCAAAGACAAATGCTTCTGCTTCAGCCTCCTTTGATGAGCGCTGCTTCTACAAAATCAGAGCTGCGTAGTTCATCAAGAGCTCTGAAATCCCACTTCTGTTTTGATGAAGATGAAGCTTCTCATAAGAAGCAACAACTTGCAGCTGTTTGAACAAATTCAAACCCAAAATTTGGAATTCAAACTTTGCAGAATTGTGGCCAAATTCCTCAGCCAAAACCCAGGTTTCAAAAATTGGATTCTCTCCAGTTTTAAGCATGAATTGGTTCTGTTATTTGCCTGATTAGATAGTAATATTCAGCCACCGACTGGATGAGTTTGTAATGTATGTATCTTCACATATACACACACCAACAAAGCTTTGCAATTTTGACTATGGCAGATTTTGGGTTCTGACCCTTTCATGGTCAGATCTTTGTTCTGTTTCTGATTCTGTTTGTGGGTTTTCTTGGGTTTGAAGTTGTGTACAGATGAGATTCATTAGTGTTTTAAA
This window contains:
- the LOC120071741 gene encoding cyclin-U4-1, whose protein sequence is MAELEDPTVMAKLIDFLSCLLQRVAESNDQNLSVHLQPHKISAFHGLTRPTISIQSYLERIFKYANCSPSCFVIAYVYLDRFVQRQPSLPINSFNVHRLLITSVLVSAKFMDDTYYNNAYYAKVGGISTTEMNFLEVDFLFGLGFHLNVTPTTFHSYYSYLQRQMLLLQPPLMSAASTKSELRSSSRALKSHFCFDEDEASHKKQQLAAV